The following are from one region of the Aquipuribacter nitratireducens genome:
- a CDS encoding coenzyme F420-0:L-glutamate ligase: protein MSTAPRPLGVVPLTGIGAVLTGDDLAALLVSAAERAGHRLVDDDVLVVSSKVVAKALGLWRDDRETAVLEESAGVVAERTTPNGTTRIVRAAAGPVMAAAGVDASNAGPEGGGRVLVLPRDPDAAAARLRREVAARCGTRPAVVLSDTSGRPWRVGQTDFALGAAGLQPVDDLRGGTDADGGALSVTVRAVADEVAAAAELVKGKADGVPAVVVHGLGHHVTADDGPGAAGLVRFGPGDWFATGTVESVRAALGCPPGTAGVPLAPAAPDPSDVVGVLARAAAVARTGARADGLLGAVALAAGPGPEEVTVTAAGTAGGTSVEDVVRAARVAERVVVAARAEGLRCGVEADGALLRVRPVPAGATPPSQELPA from the coding sequence GTGAGCACCGCCCCGCGGCCGCTGGGTGTCGTGCCCCTCACCGGCATCGGCGCGGTCCTCACCGGCGACGACCTCGCCGCCCTCCTCGTCTCCGCCGCCGAGCGGGCGGGCCACCGCCTGGTCGACGACGACGTCCTCGTCGTGTCGAGCAAGGTCGTGGCGAAGGCGCTCGGCCTGTGGCGCGACGACCGGGAGACCGCGGTGCTCGAGGAGAGCGCAGGCGTCGTGGCGGAGCGGACGACGCCGAACGGCACGACCCGCATCGTCCGCGCCGCGGCGGGCCCGGTGATGGCCGCCGCCGGCGTCGACGCGTCGAACGCCGGGCCGGAGGGGGGCGGCCGCGTCCTCGTCCTGCCGCGGGACCCCGATGCGGCGGCCGCACGCCTGCGCCGGGAGGTCGCGGCGCGGTGCGGCACGCGTCCGGCGGTCGTGCTGTCCGACACCTCGGGCAGGCCGTGGCGCGTGGGGCAGACCGACTTCGCCCTCGGGGCGGCGGGCCTGCAGCCGGTCGACGACCTCCGGGGCGGCACCGACGCCGACGGTGGCGCCCTGTCGGTGACGGTGCGGGCGGTCGCGGACGAGGTGGCCGCGGCCGCCGAGCTCGTCAAGGGCAAGGCCGACGGCGTCCCCGCGGTCGTGGTCCACGGGCTGGGCCACCACGTGACGGCGGACGACGGGCCGGGTGCCGCCGGGCTCGTGCGCTTCGGGCCGGGCGACTGGTTCGCGACCGGGACCGTCGAGTCGGTGCGCGCGGCGCTCGGCTGCCCGCCGGGCACCGCGGGGGTGCCGCTCGCCCCGGCCGCGCCGGACCCCTCCGACGTCGTGGGCGTCCTCGCGCGCGCCGCCGCCGTGGCGAGGACGGGGGCACGGGCGGACGGGCTGCTCGGCGCCGTCGCCCTCGCCGCGGGCCCGGGCCCCGAGGAGGTCACCGTCACCGCCGCTGGGACCGCCGGCGGGACCTCCGTCGAGGACGTCGTCCGCGCCGCCCGGGTCGCGGAGCGGGTCGTCGTCGCCGCCCGCGCGGAGGGGCTCCGCTGCGGGGTCGAGGCGGACGGCGCACTTCTGCGCGTCCGTCCGGTCCCGGCGGGGGCGACGCCGCCGTCCCAGGAGCTCCCGGCCTAG
- the cofD gene encoding 2-phospho-L-lactate transferase, with protein sequence MPPAAPDEPDTSRAPLRVAAVSGGVGGARFLRGLRDHLDAAGLAAEVTVVANTGDDITLHGLRVCPDLDTLMYTLGGGVDETQGWGRAGDTHEVAAELAAYGAGPAWFTLGDRDLATHLVRTRMLGAGYPLSEVTRALCERWQPGVRLLPMSDQPVETHVVVADPERRAVHLQEWWVRLRAEVPALGFPLLGLDAAAPGPGVLDALRGADVVLLPPSNPVVSLGPVLALPGVRDALRGTAAPVVGVSPLVGGRAVRGMAEACLAALDVPATAAGVATLLADVLDAWLVDDTDLADTRAALGEDAGRASAGPSAPPSLHGTDLLMRDRTGAARLAGTALQVALDRRAAA encoded by the coding sequence GTGCCCCCTGCCGCGCCCGACGAGCCTGACACGTCCCGCGCACCGCTCCGTGTCGCGGCCGTCTCCGGGGGCGTCGGCGGCGCCCGGTTCCTGCGCGGCCTGCGGGACCACCTCGACGCCGCGGGACTCGCCGCCGAGGTGACGGTCGTCGCGAACACCGGCGACGACATCACGCTGCACGGTCTGCGGGTGTGCCCCGACCTCGACACGCTCATGTACACCCTCGGCGGCGGCGTCGACGAGACGCAGGGCTGGGGACGGGCGGGCGACACCCACGAGGTCGCGGCGGAGCTGGCGGCCTACGGCGCAGGCCCCGCGTGGTTCACCCTCGGGGACCGGGACCTCGCCACCCACCTCGTCCGCACCCGCATGCTGGGGGCCGGCTACCCCCTGTCGGAGGTCACGCGCGCCCTGTGCGAGCGGTGGCAGCCGGGCGTGCGGCTGCTGCCGATGAGCGACCAGCCCGTCGAGACGCACGTCGTCGTCGCGGACCCGGAGCGTCGCGCGGTCCACCTCCAGGAGTGGTGGGTCCGGCTGCGGGCGGAGGTGCCGGCGCTCGGCTTCCCGCTCCTTGGTCTCGACGCCGCGGCGCCGGGCCCCGGTGTCCTCGACGCGCTGCGGGGCGCCGACGTCGTCCTCCTCCCCCCCAGCAACCCCGTCGTGTCCCTCGGGCCCGTCCTCGCGCTCCCCGGCGTCCGGGACGCCCTGCGCGGGACCGCCGCACCGGTCGTCGGGGTGTCCCCGCTCGTCGGCGGCCGGGCCGTGCGCGGGATGGCGGAGGCGTGCCTGGCCGCCCTGGACGTGCCGGCGACCGCCGCGGGTGTCGCGACGCTCCTGGCGGACGTCCTCGACGCGTGGCTCGTCGACGACACCGACCTCGCCGACACGCGGGCGGCGCTCGGCGAGGACGCCGGTCGCGCCTCAGCCGGACCGTCGGCCCCGCCGTCGCTGCACGGCACCGACCTCCTCATGCGCGACCGCACCGGCGCGGCGCGGCTGGCGGGGACCGCCCTGCAGGTCGCCCTCGACCGCCGGGCCGCGGCGTGA